In the genome of Actinomycetes bacterium, one region contains:
- a CDS encoding acyl-CoA dehydratase activase: protein MELYIGYDIGSVSVNRAVVDNNLEVVDVLEYTRHHGEPLQIIQKDLSLLLEKYADQDISGLAFTGSGGKGVSLALKAQFINEIEALMNACRQFMPEASTVVDIGGQDSKYIDLAIGDYAMNELCAAGTGSFLDQQASRFGLGIEEFARVALQSESPETIAGRCSVFAKSDMIHLQQEAARDEDIMLGLCYAMARSFRSGIVKGKKFKPPVIFCGGVSNNQAMVKAFGDVLDLPITVPRHNESMGAIGSALSAASARKKVGEETLQALEQYIAGLKYERDTFEPLSLEESELPSYSEQEYEFGEDKVDAYIGIDVGSISTNVVAIDSNKNLIAKCYLRTAGRPIEAVRKGISIIGDKIGDKIRVKGAGTTGSGRYLIGDFVGSDIVINEITAQATAAAAIDSSVDTIFEIGGQDSKYISLENGVVVDFEMNKVCAAGTGSFLEEQSERFDMAIEEFAPLALKAKNPLDLGERCTVFMETNVYSHYQKGARVDNILAGLAYSIVMNYINRVVARKKIGNRIFFQGAVAFNHAVVAAFEKYLGTKIIVPPHHEVTGAIGTAIAAMENAPASTNFRGFDRISEVSYKQKSFECKGCANHCDIKVVSIEGEKPLYYGGRCEKYEQPNQAKSGLPDYFQDREDILLSTYEPKEHKGAKKVGIPFTMLTYEFYPFWSAFFDSLGLQVVLSDKTNKQIISEGLSSVIAETCFPMKAMLGHVHNLMDKGVDYLFLPTIRDMPAKEHAIKGDRTGSYPCPFVQGIPCVAKAAIDLDQAEILDPIINFSFEGYAKSRQLKQLGSKLGAGRATISRAVDIAYQAQNDFYKKLRQKGSEVLDELAEDEPAIVVTARSYNSCDRSISMDIPNKLRDCGIKVIPLDFLPLETVDLSGQWPNLYWEFGDRIMSAAKLIKEDERLYPAYLTNFGCGPDSFILQYFEREMDKPFLKIEIDEHTGGAGVVTRCEAFIDSLKNYRKLHHVRKQEQEQAPVVFKQNEARTIYVPYMSDGSFAIKAAFKSSGIKAEVMISDDETLELGRRHTLGKECYPFIITTGDILKTLKYNDPDKCAFLMPLTYGPCRFGQYNQLQRIIISEQGYKGVPIVSPGAPESSRFYEEYDMDNVRGLRLLGRAMQGIFTMDNLDKMARKIRPYEKNAGQASAIYDRYLQQIIMLLEQEEHKALFNKLVDVLYEARKEYEAVEVDKVHKPLIGIVGEIYVRNHPYSNNEIIDKVEQLGGEVDIPTISEWPSHTTATSRLDNSVKQADLKYKILGSLGLNANVGRTNGGLSSLVGDYVKTIRFYMLNRANNRIIASYLKKLARPVEGFVRGTDDHDIYHTWDAAEPYIIKWFGEAALSVGKSVNWIEQGYDGIINVMPFTCMPGTIVTATSKRIREKYKVPWLNLSFDGLEQGTTETRLEAFMYQARLYSENKAKK from the coding sequence CTACAGTTGTTGACATAGGTGGACAGGATTCCAAATATATTGATCTGGCTATCGGGGATTATGCCATGAATGAGTTGTGTGCGGCTGGCACCGGGTCTTTTCTGGACCAGCAGGCCTCAAGATTTGGCTTAGGTATTGAAGAATTTGCCCGGGTGGCATTGCAGTCCGAGAGCCCGGAGACCATAGCCGGAAGGTGCAGCGTATTTGCCAAGTCGGATATGATACACCTGCAGCAGGAAGCGGCCAGGGATGAGGATATTATGCTGGGCCTCTGCTATGCCATGGCCAGAAGTTTCAGATCAGGTATAGTCAAGGGCAAAAAATTCAAGCCCCCGGTGATTTTCTGCGGGGGAGTTTCCAATAACCAGGCCATGGTTAAAGCCTTTGGCGATGTACTGGATTTACCAATTACCGTACCCCGGCATAATGAATCCATGGGAGCCATAGGTTCGGCCCTTTCAGCAGCTTCTGCCAGAAAGAAAGTAGGAGAAGAGACCCTGCAGGCATTGGAACAGTATATTGCCGGGTTAAAATATGAAAGGGACACTTTTGAGCCCCTGTCTCTGGAAGAATCAGAGCTTCCTTCCTATTCGGAACAGGAGTATGAGTTCGGGGAGGATAAGGTTGATGCCTATATAGGCATAGATGTAGGGTCTATCAGCACTAATGTGGTGGCTATAGACAGCAATAAAAACCTTATAGCCAAGTGCTACCTGAGAACTGCGGGAAGGCCCATTGAGGCGGTTAGAAAAGGTATTTCCATTATAGGGGATAAAATTGGAGATAAAATCAGGGTAAAGGGAGCCGGAACCACCGGATCGGGAAGATACCTTATCGGTGATTTTGTGGGCTCGGATATAGTAATAAATGAAATCACTGCCCAGGCCACGGCTGCAGCAGCTATTGACAGCAGCGTGGATACCATTTTTGAGATCGGGGGACAGGATTCCAAGTACATATCTCTGGAAAACGGAGTGGTGGTAGATTTTGAAATGAACAAGGTCTGCGCTGCCGGCACCGGTTCTTTTCTGGAAGAACAGTCGGAGCGATTTGATATGGCCATAGAGGAGTTTGCTCCCTTGGCCCTTAAGGCAAAAAACCCCCTGGATCTGGGTGAAAGATGTACCGTGTTTATGGAAACCAATGTCTATTCCCATTACCAGAAAGGGGCCAGGGTGGATAATATCCTGGCCGGGCTGGCTTATTCTATAGTAATGAATTACATAAACCGGGTAGTGGCCAGGAAAAAAATAGGAAACAGGATATTTTTCCAGGGAGCGGTAGCTTTTAACCATGCAGTGGTAGCGGCTTTTGAGAAATACCTGGGCACCAAGATAATAGTGCCTCCCCATCATGAGGTAACCGGAGCCATAGGTACGGCTATAGCCGCCATGGAAAATGCTCCGGCCAGCACCAACTTCAGGGGATTTGACCGGATTTCTGAGGTAAGCTACAAACAGAAATCTTTTGAGTGCAAGGGCTGCGCCAACCATTGCGATATAAAGGTGGTATCCATTGAAGGAGAAAAACCCCTTTACTATGGCGGCAGGTGTGAAAAGTACGAGCAGCCCAACCAGGCCAAAAGCGGCCTGCCCGATTATTTCCAGGACCGGGAAGATATACTATTAAGCACCTATGAGCCCAAAGAACATAAAGGGGCAAAGAAGGTGGGCATACCCTTTACCATGCTGACATATGAATTCTATCCCTTCTGGAGTGCTTTCTTTGATAGCCTCGGTCTACAGGTGGTACTTTCTGATAAAACCAATAAACAGATCATTTCAGAAGGCCTGTCATCGGTTATAGCGGAGACCTGTTTTCCCATGAAAGCAATGCTGGGCCATGTGCATAATCTTATGGATAAGGGGGTTGATTACCTGTTTTTGCCTACCATAAGGGATATGCCGGCCAAAGAGCATGCCATAAAGGGAGACCGGACCGGCAGCTACCCCTGTCCTTTTGTACAGGGCATACCCTGTGTGGCCAAGGCAGCTATCGATCTGGACCAGGCGGAGATTTTAGACCCCATAATTAATTTCAGTTTTGAAGGTTATGCCAAGTCCAGGCAGCTTAAGCAGCTGGGATCAAAACTGGGCGCAGGCAGAGCAACTATAAGCAGGGCTGTGGATATAGCTTATCAGGCCCAGAACGATTTTTATAAAAAATTAAGGCAGAAGGGCAGCGAGGTGCTGGATGAGCTGGCTGAAGATGAGCCGGCTATTGTGGTAACTGCCAGATCCTATAACAGCTGTGACCGCTCCATTTCCATGGATATACCCAACAAGCTCAGGGATTGCGGAATAAAGGTCATACCTCTGGACTTTTTGCCGCTGGAAACCGTGGACCTGTCCGGGCAGTGGCCCAACCTTTACTGGGAGTTCGGGGACCGGATAATGAGTGCGGCCAAGCTTATAAAGGAAGATGAAAGGCTTTACCCCGCTTATTTGACTAATTTTGGCTGTGGACCCGACTCTTTCATACTGCAGTATTTTGAAAGGGAAATGGATAAGCCCTTCTTGAAAATCGAGATAGATGAGCATACCGGAGGGGCGGGAGTGGTTACCAGGTGCGAGGCCTTTATTGATTCTTTAAAGAATTACCGCAAACTTCACCATGTCAGAAAGCAGGAGCAGGAGCAGGCTCCGGTGGTGTTTAAGCAGAATGAAGCCCGTACCATATATGTTCCCTATATGAGCGATGGTTCCTTTGCCATAAAAGCAGCTTTTAAAAGCTCGGGTATAAAGGCAGAGGTAATGATATCTGATGATGAAACCCTGGAGCTGGGCAGAAGGCATACCCTGGGCAAGGAGTGCTACCCCTTTATCATCACTACCGGGGATATACTTAAAACTTTAAAATACAATGATCCGGATAAATGCGCGTTCCTTATGCCCTTAACCTACGGGCCCTGCAGATTCGGCCAGTACAACCAGCTGCAGAGGATAATAATTTCAGAGCAGGGTTATAAGGGAGTGCCCATAGTATCTCCCGGGGCCCCGGAAAGCTCCCGGTTCTATGAGGAATACGATATGGATAATGTGCGGGGGTTAAGGCTTCTGGGCCGGGCCATGCAGGGGATATTTACCATGGATAACCTGGACAAGATGGCCAGAAAGATAAGGCCATATGAAAAGAATGCCGGCCAGGCATCGGCCATATATGACCGTTACCTGCAGCAGATTATAATGCTGCTGGAACAGGAAGAGCATAAAGCGCTGTTTAATAAATTGGTAGATGTATTATATGAAGCTAGAAAAGAGTATGAAGCGGTAGAGGTGGATAAAGTGCATAAGCCCTTAATCGGGATAGTGGGAGAGATCTATGTAAGAAACCATCCCTACAGCAATAATGAAATTATAGATAAGGTGGAACAGCTGGGAGGAGAGGTGGATATACCCACTATTTCTGAATGGCCCAGCCATACCACTGCCACCAGCAGGCTGGACAATTCGGTCAAGCAGGCTGACCTTAAGTACAAGATTCTGGGGTCGCTGGGCCTTAACGCCAATGTAGGCAGGACCAATGGAGGCTTATCTTCGCTGGTGGGCGATTATGTTAAGACCATACGATTTTATATGCTTAACCGGGCAAATAACCGGATAATAGCCTCTTACCTTAAAAAACTGGCCCGGCCGGTGGAGGGCTTTGTAAGGGGTACCGATGATCATGATATTTACCATACCTGGGACGCTGCCGAGCCCTATATTATTAAATGGTTCGGGGAAGCGGCCTTGAGCGTGGGTAAATCGGTAAACTGGATTGAACAGGGTTATGACGGCATCATAAATGTGATGCCTTTTACCTGCATGCCTGGAACCATAGTTACTGCTACTTCCAAAAGGATAAGGGAAAAATACAAGGTACCCTGGCTTAACCTTTCATTTGACGGCCTGGAACAGGGCACTACCGAAACCAGGCTGGAAGCCTTTATGTACCAGGCCAGGCTTTACTCTGAAAACAAGGCTAAAAAATAG